The genomic DNA CCGGCGTTCGCGACGGTCGCGAGGCGGTTCCTCGAACGGTGCGACCCCTCGCTGGAGGTGACCTCGGAGACCGACCCGCGGGAGGCACTCGACCGGCTGGAGGAGGAGTCGTTCGACTGCGTCCTCTGTGACTACGACATGCCCGGGATGAACGGCATCGAGCTCCTGGAGTCGCTCCGGGAGTCGTACCCGGAGCTGCCGTTCATCCTGTTCACGGGGAAGGGGAGCGAGGAGGTGGCCAGCGACGCGTTCTCGGCCGGCGCGACCGACTACTTCGGGAAGTCCAGCGACGCCAGCGAGTACGAGGTGCTGGCCGAGCGCATCGCGACGGTCGTCGAGAAGTACCGCACCGAGCGCCAGCTGGAGCGGAGCGAGGAGCGGTACCGGCGCCTCGTCGAGACGGCGCCCGTGGCCATCGCCGTCCACCGGGGCGACGAGATCGCCTTCGCCAACCGGGCGGCGGCCGACTTCCTGGGGGTCGACGCCCCGGCCGAACTCATCGGGGACGACCCGCTGTCGTACCTCGATACGGACGACCGGGCGGTGGCCCGCGAGCGCATCGCGAGGCTGCTGGCCGACGAGGCGACCATGGAGTCGCTGGAGGAGCGGTACGTCGACGCGGACGGGAACCTGAAACACGGACTCGTCGCCGGCAGCGCCGTCGAGTACGGGGGCGAGCGGGCCGTCCAGGTGATCGTTCGGGACATCACCGAGCACCGCGAGCGCCAGCAGGAGCTGGAGCGCTACCGGCAGCTCGTCGAGGCGATGGGCGACGGCGTCTACGCGCTCGACGCGGACGGCTGCTTCGAGATGTTCAACGAGCGGATGGTGGAGCTGTCCGGGTACAGTCGCGAGGAGCTACAGGGGCGGTACGCGGGCGACGTGATGACCGAGGCAGGGCTGGAGACCGTCGAAGCGGCCATCCAGTCGCTGCTCGACGGGGAGACCGACTCGGTCACGGTCGAGGTGCAGGCGAAGCGGGCCGACGGGGAGGTGGTCCCCCGGGAGCTGACGCTGACGCTCCAGCCCACCGAGCCGGGCGAGTCGTTCGCCGGCACTGTCGGCGTGGTCCACGACATCACCGACCGCGTGAAGCGCGAGCGGGAACTGGAGGCACAGAACGAGCGGCTGGAGGCGTTCGCCGAGATCGTCAGCCACGACCTCCGGAACCCGCTGACCGTGGTGGAGGGCCACGTCGAGCTGGCCCGCGAACTCGCCGAGGAGGGAGCGAGCGGGGAGGAGCTGGTCCCGCAGCTCGAGGCCATCGCCGATGCGACCGACCGGATGCTGTCGATGACGGGGGACCTGCTCACGCTGTCCAGGCAGGGAGACACCGTCGGCGAGCGCCACCCGGTGGCGCTCGCACCGCTCGCCAGGGACGTCTGGAGCACGCTCGACACCGGCGCCGCCACGCTCGAGACCCGGGACCCCGGCCAGGTCGAGGCCGACCGCACCCGGCTGGAACAACTGCTCGCCAACCTGCTCGAGAACGCCGTGGAGCACGGCTCCACGGACGGCCAGTCGTCGCCCGACGACCCGGTGGAGACCCCCGCCGACGGTGCCGACGAGGGACTCACGGTCACCGTGGTGGGGACGGCCGACGGGTTCGCGGTGACGGACGACGGTCCCGGTGTCCCACAGGAGGACCGCGACGACGTGTTCGAGCGGGGCTACTCCACCGAGCAGGGCACCGGCGTCGGGCTCGCCATCGTCCGCACGGTCGCCGAGGCGCACGGCTGGACGGTCACCGTCGGTGAGAGCGCGGCCGGCGGCGCCCGGTTCGAGTTCCACACCGACGGCTGACGGGCCGGGTAGTGACCCGGCGCCCCCCGGGCCCGTCCCCGCGACCCGACCGCGTCGCTCTTGTGCTCGCGCCCCCGAGTGCGGGTATGGAACCCGCGTCGCTGGGGCGGGACCTCTCGGCCTCGCAGGCCCGGAAACTCCGCTTCCTGGCGGTCCAGCTCGTCGGCGCCGTCGCGGTGGTCCACCTCGTCGTCGGCCTGACGGGCTTCCTCGAGATCCTCGTCAACGGACTGCTGGTGACCTACCTCACGGAGTTCGTCTTCGAGCGGCCACGGACGCTCCTGTTCACCGTCTCGGGGATCGCCATCCTCGCGGGCATGGTCGCGACCGCTCGCGGCCGGCTCGACCTCCGGCGGGCGTACCTGCTGGGCATCACGGTGCTGGCGACGTATCTCGTCGGCTGGCTCGCCTGGCACACCGTCCTCGACCACGGGTTCGCCCTGACCGGCGGCGGACCGACCGAGGCGACGCACGCCCACGGCGGCATCCTGGCGACGCTCTTCTCGCACTACGTGGAGCCGCTGCTGGCGACGCTCGGGGCCGCCGGCTCCGGTACCCCCGGAACCGGTCGAACGCTGCTCGGTATCGTGTCGGTCACGCTGGAGCTGGCGGGGCTCGTGGTGCTGGGACTGTTGCTCCGGGGGGACCCCGATATCGACCGGACGGGCGGCCGGGGCATCGGACTGACGCTGGACCGGCCGGAGGCCGGTGACGACGCGCGGGAGTCGGAATCGGATTGAGCGCCCCCGGCTCTGGACCGGACGGTCTCAGCTCGGCGTCGGCGCTGGGGTCGGCTCGGCCGTCCCCTCGGGGACCGGGGTAGCCGTCGTGGTCCGGTTGGCCCCCGTCGCCAGCACGAAGCGGCTGTCGGCGAGCGTCGCAGCGGTCCGGGCGTCAAGCAGCCCGGCCCCGGTCGCGTCGTCCCGCCCCGGCGCCCCCACGTCCCGGGCGCTCCGCTCGAGCACGTCCCGGAGCTGTGCTGCCGTGGCGTTCGGATGCGCGTCGAGCACGAGCGCCGCGGTTCCGGCGACGTAGGGGGCGGCGAAGGAGGTGCCACCGGCTGCGCCCGTCCCCGGTGCCGCCACGGCATCCGGCGCGACCAGGTCAACCCCGGTCCGGTTATCGACGGGCCCGCGTGAACTGAACTCCGCGATCGAGTCCGTCCCGTAATCGTACGCCCCCACCGCCAGAACGCCGCGAGAGCTGGCGGGTACCGCGAGACTCCCGGCCGGCGTCCGGTGGGCCAGGTCGCGGGTCGCGAACAGTTCCAGCCGGTGGGGGCCCGGGACGTCGTCGGCCTCGACCGCGAGGTAGTACCGCCCCCGGGGGACGGTCGTGTCGAGGTAGACCGCGGAGTCGTTGCCGTCGGGGCTGGCGGAGGCGACGACGCGCGGACCACCGATTCCCCGCCGGAACAGGTAGAGCTCGTAGTCGGCCGTCGTCCCGTTGCCGTCGACGGGCGTCCACTGGAGGCTCGCACGGACCCGGCCGGCGAAGACCTCGCCGTCGGCCAGCGCGTTCCCCTCGGCGCCGGGGGCGAAGGCGACCCAGCGCCCTCCGTCGGGGACGTGGTTACCGGCCCAGTGGCGCTGGGCGTAGTTGCCTGCCGAGGTGACGAAGAGGACATCGCCGGAGGCGTTCCGGGCGACCGACGAGAGGCTGCCGGTTCCGGCGTCGGTGTGGCCGAAGTAGCTCCCGGCATCGACGATGACATCCACGCCGGACGCCCGGAGCCAGGTCACCGCCTCGCGGTACTCCGCGGCGGTGGTGGTGTCACCGACCGCGGCGACGTGGATGTCGGCATCCGGGGCGGTGTCGGCGACGACGCTCGCGACGGCGGTCCCGTGGTCGGCGTCGCCGGCGGCGCCGAACGAGCGGTGGGCCGCGACGTGCCCCGCGAGTTCGGGGTCCGAGACCCGGAACCCGCCGTCGATGATGCCGACGGTCACGTCGTCGCCGGTCAGGCCGCGGTCGTGGACGCTGTCGGCGCCGACCCGGGCGACGCCCGCGGCCACCTGGCCGCTCGGGCCCCGGTGGCGCTGGCGCATCCGGACGACCTCGACCGCGGGGTTCGAGGAGAGATCACGCACGTCCGAGAGCGCTACGTACCCCTCGACGTGCGGGCTCCCGTCCTGGATGTAGCGTTTCTGTCGGAGTTCGAGGCTCTCGGTCGAGAGCGACTCCTCGCCGTGGAGTTTCACCGTCACCAGCACCTCCCGGTCGACCGGGGTCGGCCTGGCCCCGTCGCCGAACAGTCGGTCGAACTGGGCGCCGGTCCCCGGGCTATCGCCGACGTGTCTCGTCTCGGGCGCCGGCGTGGTGAGTGCCAGAACCGGGGCGAGCGGCGCCACCAGTAACACGGCGGCGAACACCACCCGGAGAGCCGTCCCACGGTTCATCGCTCTTGCATAGAGGGCCAGGGGTTCGGCAAAAGCATTGGGCCGCCTATGTGGTGGTCCGGCGCGACAGCGCCAGCACCAGGCCGGCGACCAGCAGCCCCCCGGCGAGGAAGACCAGGCCGACCGGGAGCGCGAGCGGGGCGCCGCCGCCCAGACTCTCGCCGATCCGGGGGAGTTCGCCGCTCGCCGTCGACCCGACGCTCGGGACGACCAGCCACTGGACGAGCAGACTGGCCAGCGCCAGGACGGTCAGCACGGGCAGGACGCTGCGCAGCGAGTCGAGTAACCCCCCGTCGTGTTCGCGGCTGCCGACGAAGACGACCGTCGGGTCGCTGACGGGGGCGTAGACGCTCATCTCGCGCCCCTTCGAGGAGTACCGTGTCTCCTCGACCTCGACGAGGTCCGCGTCCTGGAGACTGTTCAGGTGGTGGCGGGCGTTCTGGAGCGAGGTGTCCACCCTGTCGGCGACCTCCGAGGCCGTGGCGGGCTCCTCGTGGAGCGCCGTCAGCACCGACCGCGCGGTGTCGGAGGCCAGCGACGAGAGGAGGTCGCCGGCCTCCTCGGAGTCGAGCCAGAGGGTCTGGAGGTCTCCCTCCTCGTGCTCGCCTGACTCGCTCGCGATATCCCCCGACGGCGTGTCCGAGTCGGAGGACAACAGTTCGGACATTAGTGGCATTTGCCACCCCGCGCGTTTAAGCTTTGAGGATACCCCTGCCGGGAAATCCAGCAGCGATACCCTGAACGGTCGTTCTCGACGGTTCGATGCATTCGGACGTTCATCGAAGGACGGATTCGAAGTCCGATTCACAACTTTGGTGTCGAGACGGGTATCGGCCGCCGCAATTCCTGCCATCCGCGGTGGCCGGGACCACGCCCGGCCAGTACTCGCGAACGGCCGTGGACGCTCGCCCAGTCCCCGCTCCACCCGCTCACTCCCCGGCAGCCAGCTCCTCGCGCAGCAGCTCGTTGACCGTTCCGGGGTCGGCACTTCCGCCCGTCGACTGCATCACCTGCCCGACCAGGAAGTTGAGCGCCCCGTCCTCGCCGGCGTGGAAGTCCTCGACGGCGTCCGGGTTCGCCTCGATGGCCTCGCTGACCGCGGCGGCCACCTCGTCGTCGTCGGTCTTGCCCAGCCCCTCGCGCTCGACGATGTCGTCCGGCGAATCGTCGTCATCGAGCATCCCGCGGAGCACGGTCTCGCGGGCGTTCTTCGCGGTGATCTGGTCGGTGGCGACGAGTTCGACGAGTCGCTTGACCTCGTCCAGCCGGTCCTCGATGTCCGTGACGTGCATATCGCGGTAGTTCAGTTCGCCGAGCAGCTCGTCGGCGACCCAGGACGCCGCGAGGTCCGGGTCGAACGCCTCGGCGACCTCCTCGTAGAAGTCCGCGACCTGCTTCGTGGAGGTGAGCTTGTCGGCGGCCTCGCGCGAGAGGCCGTACTCCTCGCGGAACCGCTCGCGCCGGGCGGCCGGGAGTTCCGGGATGGCGATGCGCTCCTTCCAGTCCGACACCCGCAGCGGCGGGAGGTCCGCCTCGCGGAAGTAGCGGTAGTCCTTCTCCTCCTCCTTCGTCCGCATCGAGAGCGTGACACCCTTCGACTCGTCCCAGTGGCGGGTCTCCTGTGCGACGTCGGCGCCGCGCTGGATGGCGTTCTTCTGCCGGGACTGCTCGTAGGCTAGCGCCTTCTCCGCGCCCTTGTGGCTGGAGATGTTCTTGACCTCCGTGCGGTTGGCGTCCTCCAGCGTCTCGGTGTCGATGGTGCCGTCCTCGGCCACGCGGTCGGCGTCGACCATCGAGAGGTTCGCGTCCACGCGCAGGGAGCCGTCCCGGGTCGCG from Haloglomus litoreum includes the following:
- a CDS encoding PAS domain S-box protein; this encodes MSGTGEPLFVADGERDRIEVLHVEDDPAFATVARRFLERCDPSLEVTSETDPREALDRLEEESFDCVLCDYDMPGMNGIELLESLRESYPELPFILFTGKGSEEVASDAFSAGATDYFGKSSDASEYEVLAERIATVVEKYRTERQLERSEERYRRLVETAPVAIAVHRGDEIAFANRAAADFLGVDAPAELIGDDPLSYLDTDDRAVARERIARLLADEATMESLEERYVDADGNLKHGLVAGSAVEYGGERAVQVIVRDITEHRERQQELERYRQLVEAMGDGVYALDADGCFEMFNERMVELSGYSREELQGRYAGDVMTEAGLETVEAAIQSLLDGETDSVTVEVQAKRADGEVVPRELTLTLQPTEPGESFAGTVGVVHDITDRVKRERELEAQNERLEAFAEIVSHDLRNPLTVVEGHVELARELAEEGASGEELVPQLEAIADATDRMLSMTGDLLTLSRQGDTVGERHPVALAPLARDVWSTLDTGAATLETRDPGQVEADRTRLEQLLANLLENAVEHGSTDGQSSPDDPVETPADGADEGLTVTVVGTADGFAVTDDGPGVPQEDRDDVFERGYSTEQGTGVGLAIVRTVAEAHGWTVTVGESAAGGARFEFHTDG
- the gatB gene encoding Asp-tRNA(Asn)/Glu-tRNA(Gln) amidotransferase subunit GatB, giving the protein MTAQTAQSRDLATVIGLEVHVQLETDTKIFCGCSTDAADDEEPNTRTCPVCLGLPGALPVLNEGAVEAAVKIGKAIDAAIPEETRFHRKNYYYPDLPKNFQITQYDAPVCQDGELEFSVEGEDRSVDIRRAHLEEDPGSLQHVGGGIDTADYTLVDYNRAGTPLMEIVTEPDFRSPGEVRAFLAKLEEVLEYLGVFDATRDGSLRVDANLSMVDADRVAEDGTIDTETLEDANRTEVKNISSHKGAEKALAYEQSRQKNAIQRGADVAQETRHWDESKGVTLSMRTKEEEKDYRYFREADLPPLRVSDWKERIAIPELPAARRERFREEYGLSREAADKLTSTKQVADFYEEVAEAFDPDLAASWVADELLGELNYRDMHVTDIEDRLDEVKRLVELVATDQITAKNARETVLRGMLDDDDSPDDIVEREGLGKTDDDEVAAAVSEAIEANPDAVEDFHAGEDGALNFLVGQVMQSTGGSADPGTVNELLREELAAGE
- a CDS encoding S8 family serine peptidase, which produces MNRGTALRVVFAAVLLVAPLAPVLALTTPAPETRHVGDSPGTGAQFDRLFGDGARPTPVDREVLVTVKLHGEESLSTESLELRQKRYIQDGSPHVEGYVALSDVRDLSSNPAVEVVRMRQRHRGPSGQVAAGVARVGADSVHDRGLTGDDVTVGIIDGGFRVSDPELAGHVAAHRSFGAAGDADHGTAVASVVADTAPDADIHVAAVGDTTTAAEYREAVTWLRASGVDVIVDAGSYFGHTDAGTGSLSSVARNASGDVLFVTSAGNYAQRHWAGNHVPDGGRWVAFAPGAEGNALADGEVFAGRVRASLQWTPVDGNGTTADYELYLFRRGIGGPRVVASASPDGNDSAVYLDTTVPRGRYYLAVEADDVPGPHRLELFATRDLAHRTPAGSLAVPASSRGVLAVGAYDYGTDSIAEFSSRGPVDNRTGVDLVAPDAVAAPGTGAAGGTSFAAPYVAGTAALVLDAHPNATAAQLRDVLERSARDVGAPGRDDATGAGLLDARTAATLADSRFVLATGANRTTTATPVPEGTAEPTPAPTPS
- a CDS encoding ArsR/SmtB family transcription factor, encoding MSELLSSDSDTPSGDIASESGEHEEGDLQTLWLDSEEAGDLLSSLASDTARSVLTALHEEPATASEVADRVDTSLQNARHHLNSLQDADLVEVEETRYSSKGREMSVYAPVSDPTVVFVGSREHDGGLLDSLRSVLPVLTVLALASLLVQWLVVPSVGSTASGELPRIGESLGGGAPLALPVGLVFLAGGLLVAGLVLALSRRTTT